Proteins encoded together in one Phalacrocorax carbo chromosome 18, bPhaCar2.1, whole genome shotgun sequence window:
- the SEC16A gene encoding protein transport protein Sec16A isoform X1 → MQQPPQTVPAGAAAPPPAGIARNMYWRSSSLSKRANATAAPVQPVTDPFAYGRQTPQSSPLDNLSKGNALVMQSSSPAVFPQPAVMHTSPSCVGDNPHGPPTSLSAPVSQAGINTSTFSNAPIPSPSPGYVINSTMEVHPNADLGLHGPAVPLHYNTGAAVENSFSMHPGMVSLSNKPGGRQDVSRDPNDVPSGPNATSLFPPPPQQPVSQWRPVQGNLQSPVRNFMPCPEPSSQIDVHNISQSPVSTSHPPPQTNLQQGPVHQGIPQNIMQAPLSVGCEKNGKNGSANSSHHVNSIQPGNTFRQNTETTNAWLSQPYQEQFYPQPPLQDFSFVIPTAQENNAQNQAPDMSETSNRRIPIDQDSGTLSMFFKGDEAENEEILSSEKNYIVEKTEFDACQPNSASLYHQPTHSQRVPTNVLSQAQTGTGSANEMVQKGMDVQYFPKILSQQETQAAKHSMFVSDDKARIGDASGNGGSQYENVENLECIQNQEVLPSEPQNIGASAPAAGPDLYRYGSFPGQMLPKNAVVSHAEGGPNLEAPDSLPHPVRPDSVSSNYSNISHRSASSLARPQEQVGTFIQQESGKPDEESSASFFKQIDSSPLGGDSSDLNLGKSYHGNLSQPPTPSPPKPTGVFQTSANSSFEPVRSHGVGIKPAEIDQAKMVVELRENHSNQKNIKKNTAAPAASPGNLEQPPDNLETIFMPQVHPVPLAVTGETGNMLHSGSVVENIQSVSERRSSTRAQGAVKKCDSPATTLWAHNELPNFGGNVLLAPAAPAVYVPAKQTVEVIQPPEEGLSNQQPSKPGTIAVQLSQDGNISSENLENPPKMGEEEALQSQASSGYASLLSSPPTESLQNQPILIAQPNQSYNLAQPINFSISLSNQLSSNENNQPTKDSGVGDKPAVGPQTSHAGGTISGENVPLPVMQVGSILVNALPNTNLLKHNVLQSPVNSSDTASNQPANLLMKTPLNLAPEGQKNVNMEGFVPELASKPGSNSSVSPGTNLPSGSASTLAPPVNPVVQANNSANHPNSKEEAAGALDFTVSRTLEKSSASNSVQVHNQSLSGDPVYAQQSAGSAGQVGPELHDKQRFYQQVTKDVQHQAVSDRAVQGALPAQPQMQAAQMQQLTSGQSSVPSNYQIAAGTKAMPTSQQCENQVLSNHPQAAGPQEASSAQLTRYDQMSPDKQPVSGQPSGAPASTAPSTTTSQSVMPNVQQDLQRPPLPQTPQDAFGPPQNPYYYYRHPYDAYQPPYPPPYPPPDPRTAAHLYYMEDSYGQYDPRYRHYDSTSSAYMEPGSYRYSEPERPSSRASHCSDRPSSRQGYTEDYYTKSGWSDYYPGYYPNSYDYGDQNRWERYSSAYDPRYRDPRSYDQRYWYDAEHNPYQKREAYPYGNRHDRYEDNWRYDPRFTGSFDDESEPHRDLYGDEFDRRSVHSEHSGHSLRSSRSVHSHQSSFSSRSQQSQLYRSNHDLTANTYETTAQAVSLHTDYPYGGYAANFDGQQPFTDYGYPTETGWSAVEQAPLRPSTPEKFSVPHICTRFGPGGFLIKVLPNLPSEGQPALVEIHSMETMLQHSPEQEEMRAFPGPLAKDDTHKVDVINFAQNKATQCFKNENLIDKESASLLWDFIVLLCRQNGTVVGTDLAELLLRDHKTVWLPGKSPNEANLIDFTNEALEQVEEESGEAQLSFLTDSLITTIDSLEKETERFRELLLYGRKKDALESAMKHGLWGHALLLASKMDSRTHARVMTRFANSLPINDPLQTVYQLMSGRMPAASTCCGDEKWGDWRPHLAMVLSNLTNNVDLESRTIATMGDTLASKGLLDAAHFCYLMAQVGFGVYTRKTTKLVLIGSNHSLPFFKFATNEAIQRTEAYEYAQSLGTQPGCLPNFQVFKFIYACRLAEMGLAAQAFHYCEVISRTILKDPHYYSPVLIGQLIKMSSQLRLFDPQIKEKPEQESFIEPSWLVRLRHVDGQIKEGAIAYNTDTPPPYACSTPSSELDRASQCDGAGGGRDMGPGAENPLLASLLPNMAQQMQSVQLMPSVPQAVLDGSAAMIPPGDQEAVRSVPLYSVASQPGPGFAPPGFSNPYGTEPSPLYLGSALPPGGPPQETESRSEEQTNLETGAQRISPESPSKMSFPEQREEDFYGRMANMAPGRRSRSASQSSAHMGYGRRSRTTSESSAHSVGRERSNSAAKQPSPSPSVPVGKETKKEIKKEPAPRKTGGNWFRWLMGKGKNEAHLPDDKNKSIVWDEQKQRWVNLDEPEEESKPPPPPPTGFPKVPQAVPPGPGGPPSAPVNMFSRRAAGSRARYVDVLNPGGTKSGGAVPAPSDLFAPLAPMPIPANVFVPNSVPGEPQPMEGSGAAEHAPAANQTNADPAAAVEPEYLNPAILPPGSGLPVSNPDGSQSGELSRSSSMSSLSREVSQHFNQPAAVPPSGGPSAGTVPFYNPSQFAQSPAATGSSRLGRIGQRKYPTLK, encoded by the exons ATGCAGCAGCCTCCACAGACTGTTCCAGCAGGAGCGGCAGCTCCACCTCCTGCAGGCATCGCTCGGAACATGTACTGGAGAAGCAGCTCGCTCAGTAAACGAGCAAATGCAACAGCTGCCCCAGTGCAGCCTGTGACAGACCCTTTTGCATATGGCAGACAAACTCCACAGAGTTCCCCTTTAGATAATCTGTCCAAGGGAAATGCATTGGTTATGCAAAGTTCTTCCCCAGCGGTGTTTCCGCAGCCAGCTGTTATGCATACTTCACCGTCATGTGTAGGGGACAATCCTCACGGACCACCTACGTCTTTATCAGCTCCTGTGTCTCAAGCAGGAATAAATACCAGTACGTTTTCTAATGCTCCAATTCCTTCGCCGTCCCCAGGATATGTTATAAATAGTACTATGGAAGTGCATCCAAATGCAGATCTTGGACTCCATGGGCCTGCAGTACCTTTGCATTATAATACAGGAGCAGCAGTTGAAAATTCTTTCAGCATGCATCCTGGAATGGTGTCTCTGTCAAACAAACCTGGAGGTAGACAAGATGTTAGTAGAGATCCAAACGATGTTCCTTCAGGACCCAATGCAACATCACTCTTCCCTCCACCTCCTCAGCAGCCTGTGTCTCAGTGGAGGCCTGTTCAAGGTAACCTGCAGTCTCCAGTTCGAAATTTTATGCCCTGTCCTGAGCCGTCTTCTCAGATTGATGTTCATAACATTTCTCAGTCTCCTGTTAGCACTTCTCATCCTCCTCCACAGACGAATTTACAGCAGGGTCCTGTACACCAAGGTATTCCACAAAATATCATGCAAGCGCCTTTATCTGTTGGTTGtgaaaagaatgggaaaaaCGGCTCTGCAAATAGCAGTCATCATGTGAACAGCATCCAGCCTGGAAATACGTTTAGGCAGAACACAGAAACGACTAACGCTTGGTTAAGTCAACCGTACCAGGAACAGTTTTACCCACAGCCACCATTGCAAGACTTCAGTTTTGTCATTCCCACAGCTCAGGAAAATAACGCCCAAAACCAGGCTCCAGATATGTCTGAAACATCAAATAGACGTATTCCCATAGATCAAGATTCCGGAACTCTCTCCATGTTTTTCAAAGGGGATGaggcagaaaatgaagaaatactttcatctgaaaaaaattacatagttGAGAAAACAGAGTTTGATGCTTGTCAGCCAAATTCAGCATCCTTGTATCACCAGCCAACGCACTCTCAGCGGGTTCCAACTAATGTTCTCTCTCAGGCGCAGACTGGTACAGGTTCAGCCAATGAGATGGTACAAAAAGGAATGGATGTCCAGTACTTCCCTAAAATCCTAAGTCAGCAGGAGACACAGGCCGCTAAGCACTCTATGTTTGTTAGTGATGATAAGGCACGTATAGGGGACGCGTCTGGGAATGGTGGGTCACAGTATGAAAATGTTGAGAACCTGGAGTGCATTCAGAATCAGGAAGTGCTGCCAAGCGAACCACAGAACATCGGTGCTTCAGCCCCTGCCGCTGGTCCTGATTTGTACAGATATGGATCCTTTCCAGGTCAGATGCTTCCGAAGAATGCTGTTGTGAGCCATGCTGAAGGAGGACCAAATTTGGAGGCACCCGATTCATTACCTCATCCTGTCCGACCAGATAGTGTATCTTCAAACTATAGCAACATTAGCCATAGAAGCGCTTCGAGCTTAGCAAGACCTCAAGAGCAAGTTGGTACGTTTATTCAGCAAGAAAGTGGGAAGCCTGATGAAGAATCTTCTGCCAGCTTCTTCAAACAGATTGACTCCTCTCCTCTGGGAGGTGATTCAAGTGACCTAAACCTGGGCAAGAGCTACCATGGTAATCTATCCCAGCCTCCAACTCCAAGTCCTCCTAAGCCTACAGGAGTATTTCAGACAAGTGCAAATAGTTCTTTTGAACCTGTGAGGTCCCATGGAGTTGGTATAAAACCTGCAGAGATTGACCAAGCAAAGATGGTGGTTGAATTAAGAGAGAACCACTCAAACCAAAAGAATATAAAGAAGAATACAGCTGCGCCGGCTGCATCCCCAGGCAACCTTGAACAGCCACCAGATAACCTGGAAACTATTTTCATGCCTCAGGTACACCCAGTGCCTCTTGCAGTCACTGGTGAAACTGGAAATATGTTGCACTCTGGATCTGTTGTGGAAAACATACAATCGGTATCTGAGAGAAGGTCCTCAACAAGAGCTCAGGGAGCAGTTAAGAAGTGCGATAGCCCAGCGACAACTTTGTGGGCTCATAATGAGTTACctaattttgggggaaatgttCTTCTagcccctgctgctcctgcagtgtACGTACCTGCCAAACAAACTGTAGAAGTTATTCAGCCACCAGAAGAAGGCCTGTCTAATCAGCAGCCAAGTAAACCAGGGACTATTGCTGTGCAGCTTTCCCAGGATGGAAATATATCTTCTGAAAATCTTGAGAATCCTCCCAaaatgggagaagaggaggcacTTCAGTCTCAGGCAAGTTCTGGTTATGCAAGTTTGTTGTCTTCTCCACCTACAGAGTCTTTGCAAAATCAGCCTATCCTGATTGCTCAGCCTAATCAAAGCTATAACTTGGCTCAGccaattaatttttctatttctctaTCTAATCAGCTaagcagcaatgaaaacaatCAGCCAACGAAGGACTCTGGGGTTGGGGACAAGCCTGCAGTGGGTCCCCAAACTTCACATGCTGGTGGGAccatttctggggaaaatgtgcCATTACCTGTGATGCAAGTTGGATCTATATTAGTTAATGCACTTCCAAATACTAATCTGTTAAAACATAATGTATTACAAAGCCCTGTTAATTCCTCTGATACTGCTTCTAATCAGCCTGCAAACTTGCTTATGAAAACTCCACTTAATTTGGCTCCAGAAGGGCAAAAGAATGTTAATATGGAAGGCTTTGTTCCTGAATTGGCTAGCAAGCCAGGGTCTAACTCATCCGTTTCTCCTGGGACTAATCTCCCCAGTGGAAGTGCAAGCACACTAGCCCCCCCTGTTAATCCTGTAGTACAGGCTAATAATTCTGCAAATCATCCAAATAGCAAAGAAGAAGCTGCTGGAGCACTCGACTTCACGGTATCACGGACgttggagaaaagcagcgcaAGTAATTCTGTACAGGTGCATAATCAGTCACTTTCTGGTGATCCAGTATATGCCCAACAGTCAGCTGGTAGTGCTGGTCAGGTGGGTCCTGAGCTGCATGACAAACAACGTTTCTATCAACAGGTGACAAAAGATGTACAGCATCAGGCTGTATCAGACAGAGCTGTACAAGGAGCATTGCCAGCTCAACCACAAATGCAAGCAGCTCAAATGCAGCAACTAACATCGGGGCAGTCCTCAGTTCCTTCAAACTACCAGATTGCCGCAGGGACTAAAGCCATGCCGACATCACAGCAGTGTGAGAACCAGGTGCTGAGTAACCATCCTCAAGCCGCGGGCCCCCAAGAGGCAAGTTCAGCACAGCTGACAAGGTACGATCAGATGAGTCCTGATAAGCAACCGGTGTCTGGACAGCCGTCGGGTGCTCCAGCTTCCACAGCCCCTTCTACCACCACCAGTCAGTCTGTCATGCCAAACGTGCAACAAGACCTGCAGCGTCCACCCCTGCCTCAGACTCCTCAGGATGCCTTTGGTCCACCCCAGAACCCTTACTACTACTACAGACATCCGTACGATGCTTACCAGCCTCCATATCCACCACCTTATCCTCCTCCAGACCCCAGAACAGCAGCTCATCTTTATTACATg GAGGATAGCTACGGACAGTATGACCCACGGTACAGACACTACGATAGCACCAGCAGTGCTTATATGGAGCCTGGGAGCTATCGGTATTCTGAGCCTGAACGTCCTAGTTCTAGAGCTAGTCACTGCTCTGACAGGCCTTCTTCTAG GCAAGGGTATACTGAAGATTATTACACAAAAAGTGGATGGAGTGATTATTATCCAGGCTATTACCCAAACTCATATGATTATGGAG atcAAAATCGCTGGGAACGTTACTCATCAGCCTACGATCCCAGATACAGAGATCCTAGGAGTTATGATCAGAGGTACTGGTATGATGCTGAACACAACCCTTACCAGAAGAGAGAAGCATATCCATATGGCAACAG ACATGACCGATATGAAGATAACTGGAGATATGATCCTCGTTTTACTGGAAGTTTTGATGATGAATCTGAACCCCATAGAGATCTTTATGGTGATGAATTTGATAGACGCAGTGTCCACAGTGAGCATTCTGGTCATAGTCTCCGTAGCTCCCGCAGTGTTCACAGTCACCAGAGTAGTTTCAGCTCTCGCTCTCAACAA AGCCAGCTGTATAGAAGTAATCATGATCTAACGGCTAATACGTATGAAACTACCGCACAGGCAGTGTCGCTCCACACAGATTATCCATATGGCGGATACGCTGCTAACTTTGATGGACAACAGCCTTTTACAGATTATGGCTACCCGACTGAAACTGGATGGTCAGCTGTAGAACAAG cACCTTTAAGGCCCTCAACTCCTGAGAAattttcagtgcctcatatcTGTACTAGGTTTGGTCCTGGGGGCTTCTTAATAAAAGTGCTGCCAAACCTGCCTTCAGAAGGACAACCGGCTCTGGTTGAAATACACAGTATGGAG ACTATGTTACAGCATTCTCCAGAGCAAGAAGAGATGAGAGCGTTTCCTGGTCCTCTTGCTAA ggATGACACCCATAAAGTGGATGTTATTAATTTTGCACAAAATAAAGCTACACAGTGCTTTAAGAATGAAAATTTAATTGACAAAGAATCTGCAAGTCTGCTTTGGGACTTTATTGTACTGTTGTGCAGGCAGAATGGG ACTGTTGTGGGAACAGACTTGGCTGAACTTCTGCTCCGAGATCATAAAACAGTGTGGCTTCCTGGGAAGTCCCCTAATGAGGCAAATTTGATTGATTTCACTAATGAGGCTTTGGAACAAGTGGAAGAGGAGTCTGGTGAAGCCCAGCTCTCATTTCTCACTGATAGTCTTATAACCACAATTGACAGTCTtgagaaagagacagagagattCAGAGAGTTGCTGCTTTATGGCCGCAAGAAG GATGCTTTGGAGTCTGCCATGAAGCATGGTTTATGGGGTCATGCTCTGCTACTTGCCAGCAAAATGGACAGCAGAACACATGCAAGAGTTATGACCAG ATTTGCCAACAGTCTCCCAATTAATGACCCTCTGCAGACTGTTTACCAGCTCATGTCTGGAAGGATGCCAGCTGCATCCACG TGCTGTGGAGATGAGAAATGGGGAGACTGGAGGCCTCACCTAGCAATGGTGTTATCCAACTTGACCAACAATGTGGACTTGGAATCCAGGACCATTGCAACCATGGGAGACACTCTTG CTTCTAAAGGCCTGCTGGATGCTGCTCATTTTTGTTACCTTATGGCCCAAGTTGGTTTTGGAGTTTACACAAGGAAGACAACAAAGCTTGTCCTAATTGGATCAAATCATAG CTTGCCGTTTTTTAAGTTTGCCACCAATGAAGCCATTCAGAGAACAGAAGCCTATGAATATGCACAGTCACTAGGAACTCAGCCTGGCTGCTTGCCCAATTTCCAG GTTTTCAAATTCATCTATGCTTGCCGGCTAGCTGAAATGGGGCTTGCCGCTCAGGCTTTCCATTATTGTGAAGTGATTTCCAGAACTATCCTTAAAGATCCACATTACTATTCACCTGTACTTATTGGCCAGCTAATCAAG ATGTCATCACAACTACGCCTGTTTGACCcacagataaaagaaaaaccagaacagGAATCTTTTATTGAACCTTCATGGTTAGTAAGGCTTCGACATGTGGATGGACAGATCAAG GAGGGTGCAATAGCTTATAACACAGACACCCCACCACCGTACGCATGCAGTACACCAAGCTCTGAATTAGACCGTGCTAGTCAATGTGATGGAGCAGGAGGTGGCCGTGACATGGGTCCAGGTGCTGAAAATCCATTGTTGGCATCCTTATTACCCAATATGGCTCAACAGATGCAAAGTGTGCAGCTGATGCCTTCAG TACCTCAGGCTGTCCTTGATGGGTCAGCTGCTATGATTCCTCCTGGTGACCAGGAAGCTGTCCGAAGTGTCCCTTTGTATTCAGTGGCTTCTCAGCCAGGACCTGGCTTTGCACCTCCAGGATTTTCAAATCCATATGGAACCGAACCATCGCCACTGTATTTAGGGTCAGCATTACCACCAGGAGGGCCACCACAAGAAACTGAATCACGGTCAGAAGAGCAGACAAACCTGGAAACAG gagCGCAGAGAATTTCCCCAGAGTCTCCTTCAAAAATGTCTTTCCCTGAACAGAGAGAGGAGGATTTCTATGGCAGAATGGCTAACATG GCACCAGGACGAAGATCCAGATCTGCCTCTCAGTCTTCAGCACATATG GGCTATGGGCGAAGATCACGAACGACTTCGGAGTCCTCTGCTCATTCTGTGGGGCGAGAGAGATCCAACTCTGCAGCAAAACagccctctccttctccctctgttCCTGTAGGGAAGGagactaaaaaagaaataaaaaaggagccAGCACCTAGAAAG actgGTGGAAACTGGTTTCGCTGGCTgatggggaaagggaagaatgaagctcACCTTCCAGATGACAAGAACAAATCA ATTGTTTGGGATGAACAGAAACAACGCTGGGTTAATCTGGATGAACCAGAAGAAGAG AGCAAGCCTCCACCGCCACCTCCAACAGGATTTCCTAAAGTTCCTCAGGCTGTTCCACCTGGACCTGGAGGCCCACCTAGTGCCCCTGTCAACATGTTCTCCAGAAGAGCAG ctgGAAGCAGAGCCCGTTATGTTGATGTCCTGAATCCAGGTGGAACCAAGTCAGGTGGTGCTGTTCCTGCACCATCAGACCTATTTGCTCCCTTGGCACCCATGCCGATTCCTGCGAATGTATTTGTTCCGAACTCAG TTCCAGGGGAGCCCCAGCCAATGGAAGGGAGCGGTGCAGCAGAGCACGCGCCAGCTGCAAATCAAACCAACGCAGatcctgctgcagctgttgAACCAGAG TATTTAAACCCTGCAATCCTTCCCCCTGGATCTGGACTTCCTGTTTCTAACCCTGATGGCTCCCAATCGGGCGAG CTTTCGCGCTCTAGTTCAATGAGTTCATTATCACGTGAAGTAAGCCAGCATTTTAATCAG CCTGCGGCTGTACCACCTTCGGGGGGACCTTCAGCAGGAACAGTACCGTTCTACAATCCTTCTCAATTTGCACAA TCTCCTGCAGCCACTGGAAGTTCAAGGCTGGGAAGAATTGGACAGAGGAAGTACCCAACATTGAAGTAG